The sequence below is a genomic window from Natrinema salifodinae.
GCGTCTGTCTGTCGACGCTAGGCCCCGGCGCGACGAACCTCATGACCGGCGTCGCCGACGCCCACCTCGACAAGAGTCCCGTCGTCGCCATCACCGGTCAGGGCGGCCGCGAGCGCCTCCACAAGGAGAGTCACCAGGCGCTCGACGTGGTCGACATCTTCGAGCCGATCGTCGAGTGGAACACCCAGATCGGCGAGCCCGAGATCACACCCGAATCGGTGCGCAAGGCGTTCAAGCTCGCCGAGTACGAGAAGCCCGGCGCGACCCATCTGGAGTTCCCCGAGGACGTCGCCGCCGAGGCGGTCGACGCCGAGCCGATCGCGATCCGCGATCCCGTGCGCCGGCCGGACCCCGACGACGAGTCGGCCGAGAGCGCGGCGCGGCTGCTCGAGGCGGCCGAGCGGCCGATCGTCCTCGCGGGCAACGGCGCGGTGCGGACCCCCGCGTCGGAGAGCATCCGCGCGCTCGTCGACCGCGTGGGCGTGCCCGTCGTCGAGACGTACATGGGCAAGGGCGCGATCTCCGACCGCGAGCCGGCCTCGCTGATGACCCTCGATTCGGGCCCCGACGACGAGGCCGCGCGGGCGATCGAGCGGGCCGACTGCGTCGTCGCGGTCGGCTACGACATCGCCGAGCACGACCCGGAGGGGTGGAACCCCGACCTCGACAAGACGATCGTTCACGTCGACTACGAGCCCGCGGAGGTCTACCGCCACTACAACCCCGACGTGGAGATCGTCGCGGACGTCGGCGCCGCGCTCGAAGCGATCGACGAGCGCCTGCCCGACGGGGCGTGTTCGCTGTGGTGTAACGACCTCCACGATCGGCTGCTCGACTCGGTGCTGGAGCCGCCCGCCGAAAGCGATCCGATCACCGTTCGGAACGCCCTCCCGCTGGTGCGCGGCGTGATGGACGACGCGGACGTGCTCGTCTCGGACGTCGGCAGCCACAAGATGGCGATCGCTCAGTCGTTCCCGACCTACGAGCCAAACACCTGCGTGATCTCGAACGGCCTGGCCAGCATGGGCATCGCCGTCCCGGGCGCGCTCGCAGCGGACCTGGCGACCGAGGCGAACGTGGTCGCCGCGACCGGCGACGGCGGGTTCATGATGAACGCGGCGGAGCTCGAGACCGCGACGCGGCTGGACTGTAGCTTCACGACCGTCGTCTTCAACGACGAGGACTACGGGCTGATCTCCGAGAAGCAGGAATCGCACCGGGGCGAGCACACCGGAACGGAGCTGACGAACCCCGATCTCGTGACGTTCGCCGAGAGCTTCGGCATCGAGGCCTACCGGCCCGAGTCGTGGGACGAGATCCACCAGGCGTTCGCGGACGCGGTGCCGTCCGACGACCCGGCACTGATCGAGGTCCGACTCGACTGAGGCGGCCGCTGGGAATCGGCGGTCGATTCCGATCGTACTCGGCGGCGAGAGTCGGGCCGGCCGGACACTCGCTGCGAGACGCCCTTCACGCCGTCCGGACTCTCACGCCGATCGCCCTCGGCGACTTTTCCGTGACGGCCGCGTAGGGCGGTCCATGTCACCTAACCTCTCGATCGAAGCCGACTGGAACGAACTCTACATCGGCGGCGACTGGGTCCCCTCCGAGAGCGGCGAGGAGATCGCGGTCACGGACCCCTCGACACGCGAGGAGATCGCGCGCGTCCCGGCCGGCGTCGAATCGGACGTCGATGCCGCCTACGAGGCCGCCGCCGAGGCCCAGAAGGAGTGGCAGGAGACGCCGCCGATCGAACGCGAGCAGATCGCCCAGAGCTACGCGCAGCTACTCCAGGAGCGCAAAGACGAGATCATCGAGCTGCTGTCCCGCGAGGCCGGCGGCACGCGGATCATGGGCGAGACGTCCGTCCAGATCTCGTCGGACCAGGCGGCCGAGGCGGCCACGTTCCCGCGGCGGATGAAGGGCGAGCAGGCCGACTCGAACGTTCCGGGAAAGGAGAACCTCGTTCGCCGCGTTCCGCAGGGCGTCGTCACGGTGATCTCGCCGTGGAACTTCCCGCTGAATCTCTCGGGACGGGCCATCGGGCCGGCGCTCGCCACCGGGAACGCGGTCGTGCTCAAGCCCGCGACGAACACGCCCATCACGGGCGGGTTGCTCATCGCGAAGCTGTACGAGGAGGCGGGGCTGCCGGACGGGCTGATCAACGTCGTGACCGGCCACGGCTCCGACATCGGGGATCGGGTGGTGAGCCACCCCGAGAGCGACGTCGTCGCCTTCACCGGCTCGACGCCGGTCGGTCGCGGGGTCGCCGCCGCGGCCGGCGAGAACCTCTCCGTGGCGGCGATGGAGCTGGGCGGCAACAACGGCCACATCGTCACCGCGGACGCCGACGTGGACGCGGCGGTCGATTCGGGCACCTTCGGTTCGTTCGTCCACCAGGGCCAGGTCTGCATCTCGATCAACCGCCATATCGTCCACGAGGACGTCTACGACGAGTACGTCGAGAAGCTGACCGAGCGCGCCGAGTCGCTGCCGGTCGGCAGCGTCCACGATCCGGACACGGTCGTCGGGCCGATCATCGACGAGAGCCAGCGCGACGAGATGCTCGGCTACGTCGAGGAGACGGTCGACGCCGGTGCGACGCTCGAGACCGGCGGCGAGACGGTCGAGGTAGACGGCGTCGACGACTCGTTAGTGGTCGCGCCGACGGTGCTCTCGGACGTGACCAACGAGATGTCCGCCGCGTGTTTCGAGCACTTCGGCCCCATCGCGCCGGTCATCCCGTTCTCCGATATCGAGGAGGCGATCGAGATCCACGACGACACCGAGTACGGTCTCTCGGGGTCGGTCCACGCCGGCGACGTGGGAACGGGCCTGCAGATCGCCGAGCGACTGGACACCGGGATGGTCCACGTCAACGACCAGCCGGTCAACGACGAGGCTCACGTCCCGTTCGGCGGGACGAAGGCCTCCGGCGTCGGCGGCTACAACAGCACCGACATCATGGACGAGGTCACCGAGAAGAAGTGGATCTCACTGCAACACGACGAGCGGGAGTATCCGTTCTGAGGAGGGGCCTCTCTTCGGCTATTGGTCGCGTTGGTTAATCGGACGATTTCGTGGGCTCAGTTAGATCGACCAGGCGGCTCCTGCGCTACTACTGTGTCGGAGTCGCCGACGCCTGGCCGTCACTCCTCACTCGTCATCGCCGCCGTCGCCGGCACCGGTCTCGTCGGCGAGCGCTCCGACACGGTGGCTATCTCGACCGCCGTCTGGCGTCTGCCAGACCGTCGAGACCGTATAACCAGAACAACGTCGTTCCCCGAGTGCCGCCAGGCGTCGAGCATCTCCTGAGCGACTCGGCGCGCGTTCTCGACGTAATCGGCCGTCCCTCTCGAGTCTCCGCGAAGGCGCTTAATATACTACGCGGTGGCAAACTATATCCTGTCGCAGCCCGGTGTTCTAGCTATGGGTTCGGGTGAGCCTCCAGAGCAGCCGCCTGGATTGGCCGACGAATGGGGTGCCCAGAAAGACCAGCAGTCGACCAGAGAGCGCATCTACGGCGTGGCACTCCAACTGTACGAGCCAACGCGTGTCGCGGCCGTCGCAGACCAGGCTAACGTCTCGAAGGAGACCGCTCGCGAGTATCTCAAATGGTTCGCGGAGATCGGGATGGTGACCCAAGACGCTGAATCGCCCGCTCTGTTCAGCCGAAACGAAGCGTACTTCGAATGGCGACGCATCCAGCGTCTCCAGACGCAATCTCTCGAAGAGTTAGAACGGGAATTGGAGCACCTCGTCGCGAAAGAACGCGACTATCGCGACCGATACGACGCCGACGGACCTGGGGATGTCGACGCGCTCGAGCACGCCGACTACGCCGATCTCGAGTCGGTGTGGATGGACCTCCAGGAGTGGCGGACGGTCCGACGGCGGATTCGCGAACTCGAGCACGCCCGACAGAACCGAAACGGGAGCGCACACGCTCCGGCGTGAGTCTGAGAGATGACGAGTGACGGGAAGCCACTCGACGAAGCGCTGTTGCGCGAGGTCGCTCGCCGACTCGGGTCACTGACGTTGATCGACACCGTCCGCGTGTTCCCACAGCAAAAGCCGGCGTCGGTCGTCGCGACGTTCGATTCGGTGTACTATCCTGACGAGATACGGCGCGTCGAACTCGAACTTCGCGCGTACCAAAACGACGATTTCAACGTGATCTATCGCGAGGTCAGGTCCGGTGAGGACTGGATGGCGAGGTGGGATCGCCACGACAATCCGCACAATTCTCGAGATCACTATCATCGGCCACCACGTGCTCGAACGGAGGATGCAGTGGACAACGCGTATCCGACCGACTTATTCGACGTTGTAGAGGAGATCTTAGCCGAAATCGATTCTCGCCTCGGAGAGGTGTGGGACCACACGGAGGAAGAGTAATCGCCACCGTGCCGGTCCATTGACGAGCATACACCTACTGCGGAAAGGAAGACCCTGTACTACTTCTGGTTCCGGACTCGAACTTGGCGACTCTCCGAGACGCGCTTACTGCGGTACACGCGTCTCATCTGCTGAATCTGTGCGGTTGCCCTTCCCGTAACACAGACTACTCGCTCCGCTCCTCAGATTGCGATGCGGGAGAAGTGGGCCGGCGCGAATTCGAATCGCGGTTACGGCCACCCGAAGGCCGAAGGATACCAAGCTACCCCACCGGCCCGCATTCGAAGGGAGTGCGTCCGGTCCTTTAACGCTTCCGAATCCGAAGTCGGATCGCCGCCAGGCGCGCCGACGCCCGACCCGCGTTAGAACTGTTCGTAGCCCTCGGTGTCCAGGTAGTGGTGTGCAATCGTGATCGCCTGGTCCGCGTGCAACAACTGCGGCCCGAGCCGGAGTCGCCGGTCGGCGACGTCCGAGAGCAGCGCCGCTTCGTCGTCGGTGAAGTCCTGGTGGTCCGAGAGCACGAAGATCGGATCCGCGAGTGCCGTCGGGTCGACGTCGGCCGCCGCGTCGCCGTCCTCGTGGAGCTGGACGACCGTGCCGTCGGCGGCGAGTTCCTCGAGCGTGGCCTCGAATCCGCGGCGGTAGACCTCGATGCCGGGGCTGGGTTCGGCCGGGAGCGCGCCGATGGCCTCGTCGCGGTGCTCGAGAGCCTTGCGGACCAGCGCGGCGGTGCTGCGCTCGTCGGGGTTGAGCCGCTGGAGGTCGCTGCCGTCGAAGACGATGGTGAGTTCGTCTTGGGCGATCAGGTGCACTCGAACGTCCTCCCGAATGCCGTGAGAGGTGACGAAGGAGGCGGTGATCGACCGACAGAGCGCGTCGAGGCGACCGGCCCCGCCCGCGAGGTCGTCCAGCGAGAAATCGGGGTCCGTCGGGACGTCGTGACCGATGAGCACGAACTGGCGCATACCGGGAGAAGGACGGCCGGCGGGATAGCCGCCACGATTCGGCGGTGGCGGGCCGGTCGGGACCGCCCGCGATCGGGATCGAGATCAGGAGCCGACGCCCAGTCGCCTGGCGATCGAAGCGCGCACGAGACCGAGCCCCGGCGCGCCGTCGCGGTACCAGGCGATGGCGGCGACGGCCAGCAGGCCGAACTGGAGCCACTCGTAGGGCCCCATGGCGTAGTAGTGGAGGAACGCGTCGAGGATGCCGGCGACGGGGTCCTCCGGCGGCTGCTCGACCGCGGGCCACAGGAGGTAGGCCGCGTAGGCGAACTCGCCGGAGAAGACCGCGGGCGGGATATCGGCGAGGAGGTGCGAGCAGTAGCCGAGGAGGAAGGCGACGCCGACCGGGCGGCGGTCGAGCCGGTCCGCGAGGACGAGCACGGCCGGGACGAGCAGCGCGACGACGAACAGCGAGTGCGCGAGGGTCCGACCGCCGGGGAGGATTCCGAAGTTCCACGCGAGCGGCTTATCGATCAGATCGGGCGTCTGCGAGCCGATCGCGACCGCGATCGCCGGAATCGCGCGCGGCGTGCGGCCGAACCGACGGTGCGTAACGATGGTGTACAGCAGGTACGCGACGGCGAGGTGTCCCCAAGGCCACATCCTCCGGCGATTCACCGGACGCGGGTATAGGGGCTTCGACTCGGGGCCTACCGGTGCGTTGCATAGGCATGGCCAACCGTTTCCCCCGCTTCCGGTATGCAATGACTATATGGCGAAATCAGAGTCGTCGCAGTCAGGCGGTCACCGACAGTTGCTCGCGATCCTTGAGGGACGGTCCTGTCCGAACTGCCCCGACGGCGAACTCGAGCGGGGCACGTACAAGGACAACCAGGCCGTCCTCTGTAACAGCTGCGGGACGCCGCAGGTTCAGGTCTGGCCGACGTCGCTCGACTGACGATCCCCGGCGAGCGATCGGGATCGAGCGCGACGCTGGTACCGCGCCGACACGAGACGACACACGGTTTTTCGACGCATTCAGGCCGCTGTGGGTATCCTGAACCCGATCGAAAGTCCGCGGTGTCGCGTCCGCGCCGACGGCGGGGACCCGAAAAGTGAGGACCCGGCGGTCACCGCGACCGCGATGCCTGATAGTCGTGGCCGACGACGAGGGCGAGGACGTTGATCGCGAGGAGGCCGACGAACAGCGAGAGGCGACTCATCGAGTCGATCCCGGCGGCGATGACGGGTACGTAAACGATCGGCAGCACGGTGGCGATCCAGAAGCCGACGGCGGTGACGGAGCGGGTCAGGTGCATCGGCACTGGCTAGCGCATCGTCTCGAGGTTGACGAACGAGTCGTCGTAGGCCGAAATCCAGGCGGTCTGCATCTCGTCCTCGCTGGCGTCACGAGGAAACATCGCACACTCGTCGGGAGCGTCAGGGTTTTCGATCGTGACGTGGTCCAGTGCGATTCTTGATTCCTCGCCGTCGGGCGGGTGGATATCGGCGTCGGTCATTGCGGTATCAGGCGCCGGGTACTCGCGCCGAGAACTGCTACAACATTCGATACTATTGTTATCGACATGCTAATGCGACGAACTCGGTCGATAGCGTCCGATTCCGAGTTGATTCAGCCGATATAATCGCTCGAAAAAGAACTCGATTGAATTTGACGTGTACGGTTCCGATACGGAGCGAATCGGTTGTCGGCCGAGGCGAACAAGACAACGTAATGACTCGTTTCGAACGGTTTTCTCCGGTCGACGGCCGGCCTGGTTCGAGCGCACGGCGCTCGGAACGAACCGGCAATCCTAGGCCGAGAGCGAGGGACGCTTCCCGAGGGTCAGGTCTCTGGTGATCGTCCGATCGCCGCGCCGGAGCCGAAGCGTGAGCCGGTCCCCGGGCCTGGTTTCGAGCGCGAGGTGCGTCTCGAGCGCGTGGCGGTCGGGAATCGGGTCGCCGTCCATCGCGAGAACGATGTCCCCGCCGACGGGGATCGGTTCGTTGCGCCGTCGAACGGTCCGGGAAGCGGGTTTGATGACGCCTTCGGCGGCCGACTCGCTGACGACGTCCGTGATCATGACGCCGGTCGCCTCGTCGAGGTCGTTGGCCTCGGCGACGAGTCGGTCGACGGAGCGGAGCCCGACCCCCATATAGGAGTGGTCGTACGACCCCGACTCGATGAGTTCGGGGACGACCCGCTCGGCCAGCGCGGCCGAAATTGCAAAGCCCATGTTGTCGCCGCCGCCGGAGTTGACGACGCCGACGACCTCGCCGTCGAGGTCGACGAGCGGGCCGCCGCTGTTACCGGGGTTGACCGCCGCGTCAGTCTGAACGACGTTCGGGAAGGAGAACCGCCGCTCGGAGACGGTAAGCGTCCGATCGACACCGCTGACGATCCCCGCCGACATCGATCCTTCGAACCCCAAGGGATTGCCGAGCGCGGCCACCTGCTGGCCGACGACGGGCCGCCGATCGGTCAGCGAGAGCGGCGTCGCCGACTCGGGAACGTGGTCGACTTCGAGGACGGCCAGATCGCTGTGGTAGTCCCGACCGACGAGCGTGGTCCCCGTCCAGTCGCCGGTAATGTACCGGAGATCGGCCGCCTCGCCGTTGGCGATGACGTGATCGTTGGTGACGACGTGGCGCTCGTCGTAGAGGAAGCCCGATCCCTGCCCGCGGCCCTCGGCGCCCGTGTTGGGATCCTTGATGCCGAAGACGCGAACCTGGGTGACCGATTCGATGAGTTCGGTATAGAGATCGGTGAAGACCGAGCCGTCCGCCAGATTCTCCCGGTCGATATCGTACGAGGAACTTCCCTCGATCGACCGATCGATCCTGGGCTCGGCACACCCGGCGACGGCGCCGGCCAGGCCGGCGCTCGCGGCCGCGAGAAGCGACCGCCGATCCAGTCGGAAATCGTTCATGAGCGGGGATGGGATCCCACCCATTTGAATTACCGGGCCGCCTGCCGGCGATTGCAAGCCGGCGGTCGACCCTCCGACGCCGCCCCGCCTCGATCTCGGCCTTCGTCTCCGGTCCACCCCACGAACGGACCGAGCGGGAAAGGAAAACGTGTTACCCGCGGCCGCCCGATTCCCGTGACATGATCACGGAAGACGCCCGCGCGCTGCTCTCGACGGGGCCCGTCTGCGACTCCTGTCTCGGACGGCCCTTCGCCGACCGGAGCTTCGGGTTGACCAACGCCGAGCGCGGCCGAGCGCTGCGGACGACGGTCGCGCTGGCCGACGACGAGCCCTACGAGGCCGACGACCCCGCCGACTGCTGGGTCTGCGAGGGCTACTGCGGCACCTTCGACGCCGTCGCCGAGACCATCGTCGACGCCCTCGACGGCGTCGACTTCGACACCTACCAGGTCGGCACGCGCGTTCCGCCGCTGGTCGAGGAGAACGAGCGCCTGGTCCGCGAGGACGCAGGTCTCGAACCGGACGTCGGCGAGTCGATCAAGCGCGAGGTCAACCGGGAAGTCGGACGGCGCGTCGGCGCGAAGACGGGTACCGAGGTCGACTTCGACCGGCCGGACGTCCTGGCGGTCGTCGATCTCGAGGGATTCGATCCGCTCGAGGCTCTCGATTCGGAGTCCGTCACGGGCCACGCGGTCGACGTACAGATCAATCCCGCGTTCGTCTACGGCCGCTACCGCAAGCTCGAACGGGATATTCCGCAGACCGAGTGGCCCTGTCGGGAGTGTGGCGGCAGCGGCGTCCAGCTGGGCGACGACGGCGAGGAGCCCTGTGACTACTGCGGCGGCTCCGGCTACATGTACGACACCAGCGTCGAGCAGGTCGTCCGCCCGCACGTCGTCGACGCGATGGACGGCGACGAGGGCACCTTCCACGGCGCGGGCCGGGAGGACGTCGACGCCCGCATGCTCGACGAGGGGCGGCCCTTCGTCCTCGAAGTGAAGCGGCCCCGCGTGCGCGATCCCGACCCCGCGGAACTCGAGCGCGAAATCAACGAGGCTGCCAACGGGAGCGTCGAGGTCGAGGGCCTGCGGCTCGCGACCTACGAGATGGTCGAGCGCGTCAAGGAACACGACGCGAGCAAGCGCTACCGCGCCGACGTCGAGTTCGCCGACCCGATCGACGAGGCCGATTTCGAGGCCGCCCTCGAGGAACTCTCGGGCACCACCGTCGAGCAGTACACTCCCCAGCGGGTCGACCACCGCCGCGCCGGCCTCACCCGCGAGCGGACGGTCCACGAGATCGACGGCGACCTCGAAACGCCGACCGCGGCCGAGGTCCGACTCCACGGCGAGGGCGGCCTCTACGTGAAGGAGCTCATCAGCAGCGACGACGGCCGAACCGAGCCGAGCCTGGCGGGCCTGCTCGAGACCGACGCCGAGGTGACGGCCTTGGACGTGACCGGCGTCGAAGGCGAGGACGAGCCGTTCGAGCTCGAGGAGTACTTCCGGGACGAGCCGCGGGCCGCCGACGTCGACGGCGAGGAATCGGAGACGGCGGACTGACCGACCGCGACGAGTCGCAACGACTTTCGTTTTCGCAGCCGATCCCCGGGATATGCCATTCGGCGTCGACGAGGCCGGCAAGGGTCCCGCGCTCGGGTCGATGTTCGCTGCGGCCGTCTACCTCGAGGAGCCAGGCGACCTCCCCGACGGCATCAGGGACTCGAAGCGGCTCGCGCCCGAGCGACGCCAGGCTCTAGCGGCGACGCTGCGCGAGGACGACCGGATCGCAGTCGGCGTCGCCGAGATCACGCCGGCGCGGATCGACGATCCGGAGACGGACATGAACTCGCTGGCCGTCACGGCCCACGCGGACGCCATCGAGGCTGCGGTCGCCGATCTCGGCCCGAACGAGGCCGCGAGCGAGCGCCTGGCCGGACTCTGCGACGCCTGTGACACCGACGCCGACCGGTTCGCCAGGCGTGTCGCCGACGCCTGCGCGCCGACGGCTATCGACGTCGCGGTCGACGCGCGCCACGGCGCCGACGACGAATCGCCGCTGGTCGGCGCAGCCAGCGTCATCGCCAAGGTCGAACGCGACGCCCATATCGCCGCGCTCGCCGAGGAGTACGGCCCGATCGGTAGCGGCTATCCGGGCGATTCGACCACCCGCGAGTTCCTGGCGTCGTACGTCGACGAGCACGGCGACCTCCCGCCGTTCGCGCGCGAATCGTGGTCGACCTGCGAGGACGTGCTCGCCGAGGCCCAGCAGACGGGCCTCGGGCAGTTTTAGCGCCCGTCCATCCGTTTTCTTCCATCTCTGGCACCGACCGGAACT
It includes:
- a CDS encoding S1C family serine protease, encoding MNDFRLDRRSLLAAASAGLAGAVAGCAEPRIDRSIEGSSSYDIDRENLADGSVFTDLYTELIESVTQVRVFGIKDPNTGAEGRGQGSGFLYDERHVVTNDHVIANGEAADLRYITGDWTGTTLVGRDYHSDLAVLEVDHVPESATPLSLTDRRPVVGQQVAALGNPLGFEGSMSAGIVSGVDRTLTVSERRFSFPNVVQTDAAVNPGNSGGPLVDLDGEVVGVVNSGGGDNMGFAISAALAERVVPELIESGSYDHSYMGVGLRSVDRLVAEANDLDEATGVMITDVVSESAAEGVIKPASRTVRRRNEPIPVGGDIVLAMDGDPIPDRHALETHLALETRPGDRLTLRLRRGDRTITRDLTLGKRPSLSA
- a CDS encoding aldehyde dehydrogenase family protein, which translates into the protein MSPNLSIEADWNELYIGGDWVPSESGEEIAVTDPSTREEIARVPAGVESDVDAAYEAAAEAQKEWQETPPIEREQIAQSYAQLLQERKDEIIELLSREAGGTRIMGETSVQISSDQAAEAATFPRRMKGEQADSNVPGKENLVRRVPQGVVTVISPWNFPLNLSGRAIGPALATGNAVVLKPATNTPITGGLLIAKLYEEAGLPDGLINVVTGHGSDIGDRVVSHPESDVVAFTGSTPVGRGVAAAAGENLSVAAMELGGNNGHIVTADADVDAAVDSGTFGSFVHQGQVCISINRHIVHEDVYDEYVEKLTERAESLPVGSVHDPDTVVGPIIDESQRDEMLGYVEETVDAGATLETGGETVEVDGVDDSLVVAPTVLSDVTNEMSAACFEHFGPIAPVIPFSDIEEAIEIHDDTEYGLSGSVHAGDVGTGLQIAERLDTGMVHVNDQPVNDEAHVPFGGTKASGVGGYNSTDIMDEVTEKKWISLQHDEREYPF
- a CDS encoding tRNA pseudouridine(54/55) synthase Pus10, with the translated sequence MITEDARALLSTGPVCDSCLGRPFADRSFGLTNAERGRALRTTVALADDEPYEADDPADCWVCEGYCGTFDAVAETIVDALDGVDFDTYQVGTRVPPLVEENERLVREDAGLEPDVGESIKREVNREVGRRVGAKTGTEVDFDRPDVLAVVDLEGFDPLEALDSESVTGHAVDVQINPAFVYGRYRKLERDIPQTEWPCRECGGSGVQLGDDGEEPCDYCGGSGYMYDTSVEQVVRPHVVDAMDGDEGTFHGAGREDVDARMLDEGRPFVLEVKRPRVRDPDPAELEREINEAANGSVEVEGLRLATYEMVERVKEHDASKRYRADVEFADPIDEADFEAALEELSGTTVEQYTPQRVDHRRAGLTRERTVHEIDGDLETPTAAEVRLHGEGGLYVKELISSDDGRTEPSLAGLLETDAEVTALDVTGVEGEDEPFELEEYFRDEPRAADVDGEESETAD
- a CDS encoding DUF7342 family protein, with the translated sequence MGSGEPPEQPPGLADEWGAQKDQQSTRERIYGVALQLYEPTRVAAVADQANVSKETAREYLKWFAEIGMVTQDAESPALFSRNEAYFEWRRIQRLQTQSLEELERELEHLVAKERDYRDRYDADGPGDVDALEHADYADLESVWMDLQEWRTVRRRIRELEHARQNRNGSAHAPA
- the trmY gene encoding tRNA (pseudouridine(54)-N(1))-methyltransferase TrmY; amino-acid sequence: MRQFVLIGHDVPTDPDFSLDDLAGGAGRLDALCRSITASFVTSHGIREDVRVHLIAQDELTIVFDGSDLQRLNPDERSTAALVRKALEHRDEAIGALPAEPSPGIEVYRRGFEATLEELAADGTVVQLHEDGDAAADVDPTALADPIFVLSDHQDFTDDEAALLSDVADRRLRLGPQLLHADQAITIAHHYLDTEGYEQF
- a CDS encoding HVO_A0556 family zinc finger protein, whose translation is MAKSESSQSGGHRQLLAILEGRSCPNCPDGELERGTYKDNQAVLCNSCGTPQVQVWPTSLD
- a CDS encoding DUF7511 domain-containing protein, which produces MTDADIHPPDGEESRIALDHVTIENPDAPDECAMFPRDASEDEMQTAWISAYDDSFVNLETMR
- the rnhB gene encoding ribonuclease HII, which gives rise to MPFGVDEAGKGPALGSMFAAAVYLEEPGDLPDGIRDSKRLAPERRQALAATLREDDRIAVGVAEITPARIDDPETDMNSLAVTAHADAIEAAVADLGPNEAASERLAGLCDACDTDADRFARRVADACAPTAIDVAVDARHGADDESPLVGAASVIAKVERDAHIAALAEEYGPIGSGYPGDSTTREFLASYVDEHGDLPPFARESWSTCEDVLAEAQQTGLGQF
- a CDS encoding acetolactate synthase large subunit, which produces MQSTADLLVDCLEAEGVERVFGVPGEEIEDLLFSLRDSSIRFVPTRHEQGAAFMADVHGRLTGDAGVCLSTLGPGATNLMTGVADAHLDKSPVVAITGQGGRERLHKESHQALDVVDIFEPIVEWNTQIGEPEITPESVRKAFKLAEYEKPGATHLEFPEDVAAEAVDAEPIAIRDPVRRPDPDDESAESAARLLEAAERPIVLAGNGAVRTPASESIRALVDRVGVPVVETYMGKGAISDREPASLMTLDSGPDDEAARAIERADCVVAVGYDIAEHDPEGWNPDLDKTIVHVDYEPAEVYRHYNPDVEIVADVGAALEAIDERLPDGACSLWCNDLHDRLLDSVLEPPAESDPITVRNALPLVRGVMDDADVLVSDVGSHKMAIAQSFPTYEPNTCVISNGLASMGIAVPGALAADLATEANVVAATGDGGFMMNAAELETATRLDCSFTTVVFNDEDYGLISEKQESHRGEHTGTELTNPDLVTFAESFGIEAYRPESWDEIHQAFADAVPSDDPALIEVRLD
- a CDS encoding metal-dependent hydrolase encodes the protein MWPWGHLAVAYLLYTIVTHRRFGRTPRAIPAIAVAIGSQTPDLIDKPLAWNFGILPGGRTLAHSLFVVALLVPAVLVLADRLDRRPVGVAFLLGYCSHLLADIPPAVFSGEFAYAAYLLWPAVEQPPEDPVAGILDAFLHYYAMGPYEWLQFGLLAVAAIAWYRDGAPGLGLVRASIARRLGVGS